GCCGGTCTGCTCTCCGCGCCCTGGCGCGACCCGCTGGACGCGGCGGCGCTGCTGGTGGGGCATGCCGCGCACTTCGCCGCGCTGGCCTCACATCCGGCGCGCCGCACGCTGGCGTCGCTGGTGTCCGTGGTGGCGTTCAACGTGGCGCTGGTGCTGGTGTGGCAGTGGACCGGCGAGGGGAGGCGCAGTTCTACATCATCCCCGCGGGGCTCTCGTTGCTCGCGCTGCTGCGCGTGTTCCGAGGTTCCCTCGATGCATACACCTACGCGCGGCTGCGTGCGTTGGCCGTCACGGTCATCTACGTGGCGGGGGCGTGGAAGCCGCTCATGTTCAGCGATGGCAGCGCCATGCTGCTGTGTGTCTTCTTGTGTGTGGTGGGCGTGGCGTTCGGCATCGGGCTGCGCATCCGCTCCTACGTGTACCTGGGCACCGGCTTCCTGGTGACGTGCATCGCCGCCAACCTCGTGCGCTTCGGCATGAGAGACCACCGCATCGCCGCGGCGTCGCTGTTCATCCTGGGACTCATCGTCATTGGTTCCATGGTGATGCTCAGTGCTCACCGCGCCACCTTGCTCCAGAGGTATTCACGGGTGCGCGAGCTGCTCGCGACCTGGGAGGGCTGATACCGACAGTTCTTGGCGGACGGCCCAAGAGGTGGTTTTGAATGCGGCCCCTCATGCCGCTCCGCCTTCGACTGCTGTCCGCCATGCCCCTCTGCGCGCTCGTGGGGTGCGCCACCGTGAAGACGCGCGCCCCGGAGCCCAGCGGGAGCGCGGAGGCCGTGGTGGTGACCGCGCCCGCGGCCCGCGTCGACACGGTGCCGGTGACGGCGGTGGAATTCGGGGCGCCTGTTCCGGTGGAGCCCCAGTGGGTGACGGCGGGCGTCATCGAAGCCACGCTGCGCGCCGCCGAGCAGGTGACGGGCCCCGCGAGCACGTCCGGCCGGTTCTGGGACGTGCTGCTCACGCCGTCGCAGATGGCGAGCTCCATCGTCCAGCGCTCGGTGCAGCTCGTGGGCATGCGGACCCTGCGCAAGGTCAGTCGCGCGGTGCCGGATGACTGCTCTGGCTTCGTGCGCCTGGCGTACCGCTCCGCGGGCATCGACCTGGTGGCGCATGGTTTCCTGTCGGGAGAGAACGCCGTCTCCGCCATCTTCCGCCGCGCGGTGGAGGTGGGCTCCGTCCATCACCAGCCGCCGCGTCCGGGAGACCTCGTGTTCTTCCGCGAGACGTACGACCGCAACCGCGATGGCCGCCGCAATGATGGGATGACGCACATTGGTGTGGTGGAGGGCGTGGACTCACACGGCACCGTCACCTTCATCCACCGGGGTGGCAGGGGCGTGGCGCGTGGCCGCCTGAACCTGTCCTTCCCCGCGCGGCACCAACTGGAGCAGGGCGGGCCCGTGGTGAACGACTTCATTCGTCCCGCGGCGAAGGGCTCGCGTGCCTATCTCGCGGGAGAGTTGTTCGCGGCCTTCGCCTCGCCGGAGAAGCTGTAACTTTCCAACGCCAGCTCGCACCCTGCGTGGCTTTGAAGATGTGCCACGGTGATGCGTCATGGGTGGCATGCGACTCGCCCTTTTTATTGGCTGTCTGCTGCTGGCTCCTGGTTGTGTCGTGCACTCGCGCAATCCCCCGCCGAGGCAGCAGCCACGTCCCACGGCCATGTCTCACAGAGAAGCGGTGAACCTGGGCTTCAGCCAGTGCCGCGCGCGTGGCTACGAGTGCCGCCTGAAGGACGCCGACCGGAAGGGGCGTGACGTGTGGCGGGTGAAGTTCCACGCGTCCACGCGCAACGCGAAGGGGCACCTGCACCTCGACTTCGACGCGTACTCGCGCAGCCTCCTCCGGGTGGACGAGAAGGTGAAGGCGCGCCGGGATGACTGGGATGACGACCGTCACAAGGGGCGCGGCAAGAAGAAGGGCCACGCGCGGCGCGACGACTGAGAGGCTGCGTCAGTCGCGCTTCTTCTTGAGCGACTTGATGGCGAGGGCCGCGGCCTCGTGGCCGCAGTCCTTGCCCCCGAACACGCCCTTCTCCTTGGGCAGCTTGGTGACGCGCTCCAAGGCGGTGATGGCGTCCGCGTCGCCCAGCCCCGCGAGCCGGTTGGCGGCCAGGGTTCGGATGCCGCAATCCTGGGTGTTGAGGGCCTCGCTGTAGGCGCGGACCAGATTCACGCCGTCCGCGGCCTTGGCGAACTCCAGGTAGCGCAGCGCGCCCCACTGGCGCGGCGAGTGGGGCTCCTCGGCCAGGTCCTCGTAGCGGGCGCGCACGCGCTCCTTCGGGAGCCGCGCCATGGCCTTCTCCAGGACGTTGAGCTGCTCCTTGCCGTAGTCCTCCGCGAGCCCGTCGAGAATCAGCTCCTCTACGTCCGCGATTTCGTCGTCCTTCAGGTTGTTGAGGGCGGACCGCTCGCTGATGTGGTGGCCCTTGAGGTGGTGCGCGGCCACGCGCGCGCGGCGCACGGAGGGCAGCTCCTTCTCCTCGGCGGTCGCGCCGTCCAGCAGCGCCAGGGCTTCGTCCAGCTTGCCGTCCTGGAGCATGGCGAAGGCCTGGGTGCCGGGGTTGCTCCGCTGGCCCAGCCACGCGGCGCCACCCACCAGCAACACCACCGCGCCGGCGACCATCATGGCTTCGCGCTTGCGGGTGCGCAGGAGCGCGGCGCCGCCTTCGGGGAGCTTCACGGCCTTGAGCCGCGCCAGGAGGGGCGCGAGTGCGTTCCCCCGGCCACCCTGCGAGGCGAAGCGATCGCCGAAGGGCGGCCCCTCCGAGGCGCGCTGGCAGCGGTAGAGCTGGAGCTGCTCCTCGCGGCCGGGCAGGGTGATGGTGCCGCAGGGCTCGGCGACGACCTCGGCGCGGTTGCGCGCCAGGTTCACCGCTTCGGTGAAGGTGACCTCGCCGGCGCTGGCGACGTGCTCCACCGTCTCGACGACTTCCATGGGCTCGCCCATCACCGTGTCGGTGGTGGCGAGCACCTCGCCCGCGTGCAGACAGACGCGCACGTTGAGGCGGTCCACCTCGGGCACCGTCTGGTTGTGGCGCCACAGGCGGTCCTGCATGGCCATGCCACACAGCACGCCCGCGGTGGGGGAGCGGAACACCACCAGCAACGCGTCACCGCGCTTCTGGACGAGCCGGCCGTCGTGCTCCTTCACCAGGGGCATCAGCAGCCGGTCGTGCGTCTCCAGCATCCGCGCGTTCTCTTCGTGCGTCTGGCGGCTGGTGCGCTCGGTGAACCCCTGGATGTCGGTGAGCATCACCGTGAGGTTCTGCGGCTTCACCACCGGCGCGCCGCTACCCGTCACGGCGGCCATGCTGCCGGAGACCTTCAGCCCGAAGGACGCGGTCCCCGTCCGCAGCGCGGCGGCCAGGGGCATGGAGTTCGAAGGCGCGTTGCTGGAGGCCGCGCCGAACGCGGCCGTGCCACTGCTCGGCTGGGGCGCCGGGGCGTTCCCCGCGAAGGCCGCCGTGCCCGTCGGGCCCGGGGTGCCTCCCGTCACGCTCCCCATGCCGAAGACGGAGGTGCCGGAGGAGGGCGTGGCGCCACTGCCCGGCGGCGGGACATAGGTGGGCGTGCCCAGGCCGGGGGTGAAGGCGGAGAGGGCCGAGTGCGCGGCGGCGAGCGCGTCCGCCAGCTCGTGCGCGCTCTGGGGGCGCTTGCTGGGGTCCTTCTCCAACAAGCGCATCACCAGCGACAGCAGCCCCACGTAGCGCGACAGCGTGGGGGCGGCGCGGTCCAGCGGGAGCGGCGCGGCGGAGGCGTGCTGCGACAGGAAGTGCCGCGGCAGGGGGCCGTCGAAGGGCAGCCGCCCGGACAGCACGCGGTAGGTCAGCACGCCGAAGGAGTACAGGTCGCTGCGCGTGTCCACCTTGGCGCCCACGGCCTGTTCCGGTGACAGGTACTCGGGGGTCCCCAGCACCACGCCCACCTGGCTGACGTTGCTGGAGGCGTCTGGCTCCACCAGCCGGGCGATGCCGAAGTCCAGGAGCCGGGCCTGCTCGCCCCGGGGGCTCTTGGAGATGAAGACGTTCTCCGGCTTCAGGTCGCGGTGGATGATGCCCTTGTCGTGGATGGCGGCCAGGCCCTCCGCCAACTGCTGGAGCAGCGGCAGCCCGCGGCCCGGGGGCATGGGGCCGGGGGTGAGGACGTCGTACAGGCTCTCACCCTCGACGAACTCCATGACGAGGCACGCGTGGTCGCCGGACTCGCCGAAGTCGACGATGCGCACCACTGCGGGGTGCTCCACGGCGGAGAGGAGGCGGGCCTCGCGCTTGAACCGCTCCGCCATGCCGGCCTGGGCGTGGAGGTCGTGGTGCAGGACCTTGATGGCCACCTTGCGGCCCAGGGAGACCTGTTCGCCCAGGTAGACCTCTCCCATACCGCCTGAGCCCAGCGGACGGAGAACCCGGAAGCGACCGTCGAGGACGAGGGAGTCAGGAGCCAACACGCGGGGCGCATCTTGTCCGACTTCGATGCGGGGCGCAGCCCGTTCCTTCACGCCGAGGGCAGGCGGCCATCACGTCTCGTTGCTTGCTCCACAAGCGGGGGTTTGCCAGAAATTTCGAGGGCTTGGCCCCCGTGCTAACGTCCCTGCTCCCGCGATGGCCACCGAAAGCGATTCTCCCAAGCCCGCCACGGCGCTCGATGCACGCGCCGCCGCTCCTGAACTGCGCCTGCTGGACCGCAGGGCGTTCGTGGGCTTTCCGGCGCTGGAAGTCCTGCCGGGCCTGCGCATCTCCGACTTCGCGCTGCAGATTCCGGACGTCAGCTTCCCCTTCAACGTCAGCGCGGGCGCCACGCGCTACCAGCGCAAGAAGCTGCTCTTCGGCTTCCTCGAGCTGTCCGTCGACGCGGACCTGGTGACGCGCCGGGTGGCCGAGCTGGCCGGGCGGCTGGCGGGCATCGAGGAGCTCCGGCTGCACTTCCGCCCCGGCTACCTCGAAGGCCAGGGCCGGCTGCCCGCGCCGGAGCGCACGCCGTTCACGTTCAAGGTGGCGTTCGACGCGGATGGGGAACGGCTCGCCGTCTACCTCTACGACGTGCGCCTCTACGGCTTCTCCTCCACGCCGTCCGTGCAGGTGCCCGGGCTGCTGTCCGCGGCCGTGGGCGCGCTCGCGCTGGTGCCCGACGTGGAAGTGCGTGGGGCCACCGGGTTCTCCACGCGCGTGCTGCCCGCGCTGTGTCAGCTCGCGGCCGTGAGCCGCGGGTACAAGATGCCGATGCTGGACACCGCGCGCCTGTCGGCCGCGGAGGTCTCCAGCACGGGGCTGCGGCTGCGGTTCTCGGCGGGAGGTCTGCCTCCGCCGTCGCCCCCGGACGAGGAGCTGCTGCTGGCGTTGGAGGGCGCGCGCGCCTTCGCGGACGCGGAGGGGCTCATCGCGCAGGGCCGTCTGGCCGATGCGCGTCAGGCGTATCTCCAGGCCGGTGACGCGCAGGACGCGCACCCCTTCGCCGCGGAGCGGCTGCTGTCGCTGATGGTGGCGGATCCGCAGGCGCATGACCTGGCGCTGGACGTGGCCGCGACGCTGCAACGCCGCCGTGATCGCAGCCCCGCCGCGCTCTGGGGCGAGGCCGTGGTGCGCGAGCGCCGGGGTGAAGGTGCCCGCGCCGCCGAACGCTACCTGGCGCTGTGCGCGCTCGCTCGCCGCACGTCGGAAGAGGCCGCGGCCTTCTTCGCCGCCGAGGCCGCCGCCCGCTGCTCGCGCGACACCGCGCCGCAAGTGGCGGTGAAGGCGCTGCACGAGCTGCTGGGGCTCAAGCCCGACCACCTGCCTTCGCTCAAGGCGCTGGCGCGCGCCTCGGACCAGGCCAGGGACCGCGCGGGTGCGGTGCGGGCGTACCGCCGGCTCGCGGCGCTGGCCCGGGACCCGGCCGAGGCCGCCGACGCGCACGTGCATCTGGCGCGGCTGTGCGCGCAGACCGAGGACGACATCGCCGGTGCGCGTCTGCACTGCGAGGCCGCGCTGCGGCTGGCGCCGGACCATCCGGACGCGCTGTTGCTGTTGGGCGAGCTGTGCCACCGCGGCGGGGAGCACCTGCGCGCGCTGAAGGCCCTGGACCGGCTGCGTGAGGTGGCCATGGGCCGCCACGAGCTGGACCGGGTGGGCCATGCCGACCTGATGGCCGGCCGCGTGTGGGACGAAGGCCTGAAGCAGCCGGAGAACGCGCTGCTGCGCTTCCGCGAGGCGGTGTCGCTGCTGCCCGGTGAGCCGGAGCCGCTGTTCGCCGCCGCGCGCGTGGCGGAGGGACTGGGCCGGTTGCAGGAGGCGCTCGCGGGCTACCAGCAGGCGTTGGAGTTGGCCGGGCCCGCGCCGCGCTCGGAAGGGGTGCGGCACGCCGCACACGCCAGTCATCACGCCCTGGCGCGGCTGTACCGCACGCGGCTGGGCGACCCGGCGCGCGCGCGCGAGCACCTGGAGTCCGCGCTGGCGTTGGACCCGCGCGACGCGGTGGCGCTGGAGGAGCTGATTCCGTACTTCCGCGCCACGGGCCGCTCTCAGGAGCTGGCCGAGGCGCTGGAGAAGGCCGCGGCGCTCCAGGAGGCGCCTGGCAAGCGCGCGGCGGCCTGGGCCGAGGCGGGCGAGCTGTACCGGGGCAAGCTGCAACAGCCCGAGAAGGCGGAGCGGCTGCTCCTGCTGGCGCTGGAGGCGGACGGCGACCACCGGGCCACGCTGGAGTCGTTGCTGGCGCTGGCGGAGGCCCGCCGGGATGGCGCGCTGCTGACGCGCTGCCTGTCCTCGCTGGCGCGGCTGGCCACGGACCTGAAGGAGCGGGCGCAGAAGTACCGCCGCCTCGCGGTGGCCGCGCGCGACCTCGCTTTCGATTTGGACCTGGCCGTCCACGCGCTCCAGGAAGTGCTGCGCGCGGAGCCGGATGACCTGCCCGCGCTGGGCGAGCTGTGCGCCTTGCAGCGCAAGCGCGCCGACATGGCGGGGCTGGCCGACGCGTTGGAGGTGCGTGCGCGGGTGGCCGAGGCGCAGGGCGACAAGCGGCTCGCGGCGGCGGCGCTGCGCGAACTGGCCGGTGTGTTGGAGGCGCGGCTGGGCCGCGTGGGCGACGCGCTGGTGGCGCTGGAGAAGGCCGCGCGGCTGGCGCCGGACGCCGCCGTGCTGCTGGACCTGGCGGACCTGTCGCTGCGTTGCGAGCGCCCCGAGCATGCCCGGCGCGCGCTGGAGACGCTGCTGTCCACGCTGCCGCGCACGGCGGCGCCGGAGAAGCTGGCGGACGTGCGCTCGCGGTTGGGCCGCGCGTGCGAGATGTTGGGCGACCGCGAGGGCGCCATCGCCGCCTACGCGCAGGCCTTCCCGCTGCGCCGGTTGGACGACGCCCTGGCCGCGCGCCTGGAGGCGCTCTACTCCGAGGCGGGCGAGTCGCAGGCGCTGGCGGAGCTGTGGGCAAGCCGCGCCCAGGCGCTGATGGGCGCCGACCGCGCCGAGGAGGCCGCGCCGCTGTTCCTCCAGAGCGCCCGCGCGCTGCTGGAGCGGGACGAGAAGGCCGCCGCGCTGATGCGCCTCACGGCCGCGCTGGAGGCCAGCCCCGAGGGCCCGCTGGCGGCCGAGGTGCTGGAGTCGCTGGCCGAGCTGGAGCTGGAGCGGGGCGAGAAGCTGGAAGCCGCGCGCCTGTACGCGCGCCGCGCGTCGTTGGTGCCGGAAGCGCGCGCCGGGGCGAAGCTGCTCTTCCGCGCGTCGCTGCTCGCCGCGGGCACCAGCCGCGAGGAGGCCTTCCTCGCCGACGCGCTGGAGCGAGACGCCACGTTCGCGCCCGCGCGGCAGCGCCGGGGTGAGCTGCGTCTGCCCACGGACGCCCGCGCCGCGCTGGAAGACTTCGAGGCCGTGCTGGCCCTGCCTCCCGCGGACAGCGACGCGCCGCGCGAGACGGAGCGGGTGGCGCTGACGCGCAAGGCCGCCACCGCGGCGGTGCGCGCGAGCCGCACGGACGCCGCCCGACGCCTGCTGGCCGAGTACAGCGCCCGCGCACCCGAAGACCTGGATGCCCGGGTGGAGCTGGCCTCGCTGCACCGCAAGGCGGGCGCTCGCGAGGCGCTGGCCGACCTGTTGGTGGAGCTGTGGCCGCGCCTGTCCGGTGAGCCGCGCCGCGCCGCCCGCCGTGAGCTGGCCGAGCTGTCCCTGGTCCTGGGCCGCGCGAACACCGCCGTGGACGCGCTGCGCAGCCTGCGCCTGGAAGAGCCGCACGACACCTGGGCGGCGCAGGCGCTGTTGGACTTGCTGCCCCCGCCGGGCACGGGCACGCCAGAAGAAGAGTCGGAGCGGCTGGAGCTGCTGAGCACCCTCGTGTCCGCCGCGTCGGGCGAGGCGCGCGCGGAGCTGCTGGCCCGCCGTGCCGTGCTCCACCGCGCCGCGGGCCGTGTGGCCGCCGCGCGCGACGACTTCTCGGAAGCCGCGAAGGGCTCACGCCGTCCCGCGCCGTTGCTGCTCGCGCTGACGGAGCTGGCGCGCGAGACGGGTGACGAGGCCGCGGAGCTGGCGGTCTGGCGCCGCGCCGTGTCCTCCGACGCGAACCTCTCCACGCGCGCGCGGGAGCGGCTGCTGTCCCTGGCCTCCGTGCTGGTGGAGAAGGACGAGCGCGTCCTCGCCCGCGAGGCCCTGGACGCCGCCATTGGCCTGGAGCCGCCCGCGGCGGAGCGGTGTGACGCCTTCTTCGCGCTCGCCGAGCTGGCTCGCCGCGACGGCAAGGCCGAGGACGAGGCCGCCGCGCTCGCCGAGGCGGCACTGCAGGGCCCCACGCCTCGCCGCGTGGAGGCGCTGCTCGCGCGCGCCACGCTGCTGGAGTCCGGTGGCCGGCTGCAAGACGCGGGGCAGAGCCTGGAGTCGGCGCTCGCCCTGGCGCCGCGACACGCTCAAGCCACCACGGCGCTTCAGCGCGTGCTGCGGGCCCGCGAGGACTGGGCCGCGCTGGCCGAGCTGCTGTCCACCGAGGCGCCGCACGTTCCGCCCGCCGAGGCGGCCGCGCTGTACGCGGAGCTGGCGGGACTCCATCTGGACCGCTTGTCGCAGCCAGTGCCCGCCGAGGCCGCGTTGCGGCAGGCGCTGCGTCTGGCGCCGACCGACGCGGCCGTGCGCCGCCGGTTGGTGTCGTTGGTCGCGGAGCGCGGCGAGCTGCGAGAGGCCGCGGCGCTGCTGGAGACGGCGGCGGAGAGCGCCTCGCCCCAGGACGCCGCGCTGCTGCTGCGCGAGGGCGCGGGCTACGCGCAGGGCGCGCACGACCTGGACCGCGCGCTGAAGCTGGCGCGCAAGGCCCATTCGCTGGTTCCCGCCCAGGGCGCGGAGCTGGCCTCGTTGGCGGAGCTGCTCTACCTGCGCGGCGCCGTCATCGAAGCGCTGCCGCTCCAAGACGCGCTCGCGTCCGCCGCGGACTTCCGCGCCGCGCCCGAGGCCGCCGAGACCACGTGGCTGCGGCTGGCGGAGCTGGCCGAGCAGTCGGGGGAGTCGAAGCGCGCGGTGGCCGCGTACCGGAAGCTGCTCGTCGAGCGGCCGCTGTGCGAGCCCGCGGTGCTGCGGCTCGCGGCGTTGCTGGAGAAGGAAGACCCGCGCGGCGCCTTCGAGGTGCGCGTCACGCATGCGCACGCGCTGGCGCCTTCCGAGGACACCGTGCGGCGGCTCGTCGAGCTGGCGGCGCGGGCCCGCGAGGTGCTCGCGGACGCCGGTGTGGCCGCTTCGTTGTTGTCGCGCGCGGCGTCGATGGCCGCCGAGCCCCTGCCGCTGCGCCGCCGCCTCGCCGCCCTGCACCGCGAGACGGGCCGGACGGTGGAGTTGCTCGCCGAGCTGCGCCAGGTGGCCACGCTGAGCCTCCAGGCGGGAGCCCAGGAGGATGCGCTCGCCGCGTATCAGGAAGAGTCCCGGCTCGCGGTCGACCTGGGGCGCGCGGACGACGCGCTGCGGGCGCTCGCGGATGCCCGTGACTTGCTGGAGACGCAGGGCCAGCACGCGGAAGCCGCCGCGTGCGAGCGCTACCGCGCGAAGCTGCTGCGCGACGTGAAGCTGGACCCCGCCGCCGCGGAGGTCGCGCTGGAGCGCGCGTTCGCCCTGGCGGTGGACCTGGGGACGGCGAAGCTCGGCGCGGCCCTGGCCGAGCGCCGCGACGACGCGGAGGCGGAGGCCCGCTGGCTGGAGCGCGCGCTGCCGTTGCTGGAGGCGGGGCCCGAGGCCGCGGCCGTGCTGCTGCGCCTGGCGCGGCTCCACCTGGGCATCCTGTCGGACGTGGCGAAGGCCGAGGAGTTGCTGCGCTCGGCGCTGCGCAAGGACCGGGCCCTGTCGGAGGCCGAGGGGCTGCTGGAGAAGCTCCTCGAGGACGACGGCCGCCTGGGCGAGCTCGCGGGCTGGTACGAGGAGTGCGCGGAGGGCGAGCCGGACGCGGAGCGCCGCGCGGACCTGTTCCTGCGCGCCGCCGTGTTGTACCGGGACCGGGCCGGGCGCCCGGATGCCGCCGCCGCCGCGTTCATCGCCGCGCGCGCCGCGCGTCCGGATGACCTGGAGCTCACCGCGCAGGCGGCGGAGTTGCTGCACGAGGTGAAGCGCCACGCGGACGCCGCGGAGTTCGACGCGGTGCTGCTGGAGGCCGACCCGTTCCGCGAGCCCGTCTTCGGCCGCCACCTCGCGTTCCTGGAAGAGGCCGAGGACCACCAGGCGCTCGCGGAGCTGATGTTGCGAAGGGCGCAGCGGCAGGATGCCGCCGCCGCCGCGGAGAGCTACCTCGCCGCCGCCCGCGCCTTCCTCGCGGCGGGTGCCCGGGAGCGGGCGCTGTTGTGCGAGGACCAGGCCTTCGAGCTGAGCCCCGCGAGCGCGGAGGCGTTCGAGCGCGTCCGGGAGCGCGCGGCGGGCGACGTGCGCCGGCTCGCGGAGTTGCTGTCCCAGCGCGCCGCGGCCCTGTCCGCGCAAGACGCGCTGCCGCTGCTGCGCGAGCGCGCCACCCGCCTGCTGGACGCGGGTGAGGCGCTGCTGGCGGCGGAGGCCTTCGACGAGTACCTCGCGCTGGCCGGGGATGACGTGGAGGCCCTGTCCGCGCGCGCCGAGCTGGCCGCGAAGGGCGGCGGCCCCGTCGCCGCGCGCCCGTACGACCGCCGCCTGCTGGACGTGGGCGGGGACGCGCTGCCGGTGCCGGTGCGCACGCGGACCTGGCTGCGGCTGGGGCACGCCTCGCTCGGTTCGGGCGCGTTCCACGACGCGGCGGATGCCTTCGAGGCCGTGGTGTCGTTGGAGCCCGAGGGCGAGCGGGGCCAGGAGGCGCTGTCGCTCCTGGCCGAGGTCCATTCGCGCACGGGCAACGCGCCGGGCCTGTACCGGGCGTCGCTCCAACTGGCGCGCAAGGCGGAGGACACCGCCACCGCCGAGGTGCTCTACCGCCGCGCGGCGGACCTCTTCGACGACCCGAAGGATGCCATCGACGCGCTGCTGCCCCTGGCGCGGCTGCGTCCCGCCGACGCCTCCGTCATCGACCGGGCGGTGGCGGGGCTGCACGCCCTGGGGCGTCACGGTGACCTGCTGGACGTGTACGCCGCGGGCGCGGAGGCGGCGGGTGGCCGCAGGGCCGCGGAGCTGCTCCTGGCCGCTGCGTCCGTGGCGTCCAGCTCGCTGGCGGACGAGGACGCGGCCTGGACGCTCACCCAGCGTGCCGCGGAGGCCGCGCCGGAAGACCTCACGGCGCTTCACGCGCTGGTGGAAGGGCTGCGGCAGCGCTCCGAGCCCACGCGGCTGCTGGAGGCGCTGGAGCGGCTGGTGCCTCGCGTGGAGGACGCGGACGAGGCCGCCGTGCTGCGGCTGGAGCTGGCCGGGCTCGCGCGCGACGCGGGCCGCGAGGACGTGGCGCGCGAGGCGCTGGAGGCGGTGGCCTCCCGAGGTGCCTCGGGCGCGGGTTATGCGGACGCGCTGGAGGCGCTGGAGCCGCTGCTGACGGAGGCCCCCGCGCGCCGCGCCGAGGTGCAGGTGGCGCGCGCGGAGCTGACCTCGGGCCGCGAGCGGCAGGCGCTGCTCCTGTCGGCCGCGCGAGGCTTCGAGGCCGCGGGGCAGCTTTCCGACGCGTTGAAGGCGGCGAAGGACGCGGCGGCCGTGGAGCCGGACGTCGACGCCGCGCTGCGCGTGGC
This genomic window from Myxococcus hansupus contains:
- a CDS encoding CHAP domain-containing protein, producing MRPLMPLRLRLLSAMPLCALVGCATVKTRAPEPSGSAEAVVVTAPAARVDTVPVTAVEFGAPVPVEPQWVTAGVIEATLRAAEQVTGPASTSGRFWDVLLTPSQMASSIVQRSVQLVGMRTLRKVSRAVPDDCSGFVRLAYRSAGIDLVAHGFLSGENAVSAIFRRAVEVGSVHHQPPRPGDLVFFRETYDRNRDGRRNDGMTHIGVVEGVDSHGTVTFIHRGGRGVARGRLNLSFPARHQLEQGGPVVNDFIRPAAKGSRAYLAGELFAAFASPEKL
- a CDS encoding protein kinase domain-containing protein encodes the protein MLAPDSLVLDGRFRVLRPLGSGGMGEVYLGEQVSLGRKVAIKVLHHDLHAQAGMAERFKREARLLSAVEHPAVVRIVDFGESGDHACLVMEFVEGESLYDVLTPGPMPPGRGLPLLQQLAEGLAAIHDKGIIHRDLKPENVFISKSPRGEQARLLDFGIARLVEPDASSNVSQVGVVLGTPEYLSPEQAVGAKVDTRSDLYSFGVLTYRVLSGRLPFDGPLPRHFLSQHASAAPLPLDRAAPTLSRYVGLLSLVMRLLEKDPSKRPQSAHELADALAAAHSALSAFTPGLGTPTYVPPPGSGATPSSGTSVFGMGSVTGGTPGPTGTAAFAGNAPAPQPSSGTAAFGAASSNAPSNSMPLAAALRTGTASFGLKVSGSMAAVTGSGAPVVKPQNLTVMLTDIQGFTERTSRQTHEENARMLETHDRLLMPLVKEHDGRLVQKRGDALLVVFRSPTAGVLCGMAMQDRLWRHNQTVPEVDRLNVRVCLHAGEVLATTDTVMGEPMEVVETVEHVASAGEVTFTEAVNLARNRAEVVAEPCGTITLPGREEQLQLYRCQRASEGPPFGDRFASQGGRGNALAPLLARLKAVKLPEGGAALLRTRKREAMMVAGAVVLLVGGAAWLGQRSNPGTQAFAMLQDGKLDEALALLDGATAEEKELPSVRRARVAAHHLKGHHISERSALNNLKDDEIADVEELILDGLAEDYGKEQLNVLEKAMARLPKERVRARYEDLAEEPHSPRQWGALRYLEFAKAADGVNLVRAYSEALNTQDCGIRTLAANRLAGLGDADAITALERVTKLPKEKGVFGGKDCGHEAAALAIKSLKKKRD